A region from the Deinococcota bacterium genome encodes:
- the ugpE gene encoding sn-glycerol-3-phosphate ABC transporter permease UgpE yields MVGSRNNFFPHLVLIVGVILFAFPIYLAVIGSTHDVGTIARGQMPLVPGPHAVENYGQALESGQGARVRGTPAITMMRNSLIMALVITLGKISISLLSAYAVVFFEFPGRMFFFWMIFITLMLPVEVRIIPTYAVVADFGMVDTFAGLTIPLIASATATLLFRQFFLTIPDELVDAAQIDGAGPMRFFWSVLLPLSRTNVAALFVILFIYGWNQYLWPLLITTSRGMETIVIGIVKMIGTGEAQTDWHIIMATAVLALLPPVVIVIFMQRWFVKGLVDPEK; encoded by the coding sequence ATGGTAGGGTCCCGCAATAACTTTTTCCCGCACCTCGTCCTCATCGTCGGGGTCATCCTCTTTGCCTTTCCCATCTACCTGGCGGTGATCGGCTCGACCCACGACGTAGGCACCATCGCCCGCGGCCAGATGCCACTCGTGCCCGGACCGCACGCCGTGGAGAACTACGGGCAGGCCCTCGAGTCGGGCCAGGGCGCGCGGGTGCGCGGCACCCCGGCCATCACCATGATGCGCAACAGTCTGATCATGGCACTCGTCATCACCCTGGGCAAAATTTCCATCTCGCTCTTGTCGGCCTACGCCGTGGTCTTTTTCGAGTTTCCCGGCAGAATGTTCTTCTTCTGGATGATCTTCATCACCCTGATGCTGCCCGTCGAGGTGCGCATCATTCCCACCTACGCGGTGGTGGCCGACTTCGGCATGGTCGATACCTTTGCCGGCCTGACCATTCCGCTGATCGCCTCGGCGACCGCCACCTTGCTCTTCAGGCAGTTCTTCCTGACCATTCCCGACGAACTGGTCGACGCCGCGCAGATAGACGGCGCCGGGCCGATGCGCTTTTTCTGGAGCGTGCTCCTACCGCTGTCACGCACCAACGTCGCCGCGCTCTTCGTCATCTTGTTCATCTACGGCTGGAACCAGTACCTGTGGCCGCTGCTCATCACCACCTCCCGCGGCATGGAGACGATCGTCATCGGCATCGTCAAGATGATCGGCACCGGCGAGGCGCAGACCGACTGGCACATTATCATGGCCACCGCCGTCTTGGCACTGCTGCCGCCCGTCGTCATCGTCATCTTCATGCAGCGCTGGTTCGTGAAAGGCCTGGTCGATCCTGAAAAATAA